Proteins from a genomic interval of Cucumis melo cultivar AY chromosome 7, USDA_Cmelo_AY_1.0, whole genome shotgun sequence:
- the LOC103492960 gene encoding mitogen-activated protein kinase 19-like isoform X1, giving the protein MPQDHPKKEAKEVNFFTEYGDANRYKILEVVGRGSYGVVCSAIDMQTGEKVAIKRIHDIFDHASDAIRILREVKLLRLLRHPDIVDIKRIMLPPSKKEFRDIYVVFELMESDLHQVIKANDDLTREHHQFFLYQMLRALKFMHTANVYHRDLKPKNILANANCKLKICDFGLARVAFSDTPTTVFWTDYVATRWYRAPELCGSFCSKYTPAIDIWSVGCIFAEVLMGKPLFPGKSVAHQLDLITDLLGTPSLETIAGVRNEKVRKYLTEMKKKSAVPFSQRFPKADPTAIRLLERLLAFNPKDRPSAVEALADPYFKGLAKVEREPSCQPISRSEFEFERQKLTKDDVRELLYREILEYHPQIREDYLNGTETTKLHYPSVTGHFKSQFTFHKENNGKSAPVLPLERKHFSLPRSTVCTNLVSPDHESVRRNPKVCNNSMGLPDRTFGNPSKAYHPPKVPTGRVAGPILPYEHRNIKDVYSKLTSQIRSLDF; this is encoded by the exons atgccaCAAGATCATCCAAAGAAG GAAGCCAAGGAAGTAAACTTTTTTACTGAATATGGGGATGCTAACAGATATAAGATTCTTGAAGTTGTTGGAAGGGGAAGTTATGGGGTTGTTTGTTCTGCAATTGACATGCAAACTGGGGAGAAAGTTGCAATAAAGAGAATTCATGATATTTTTGATCACGCATCTGATGCTATTCGGATCCTTCGTGAAGTTAAGTTGCTTAGATTGCTGCGGCATCCTGATATTGTTGACATCAAGCGCATTATGTTACCACCTTCTAAAAAGGAATTTAGGGACATTTATGTGGTTTTTGAGCTTATGGAATCTGATCTTCATCAAGTTATTAAAGCAAATGATGACTTGACGCGTGAACATCATCAATTCTTCCTCTATCAAATGCTACGTGCATTGAAATTCATGCATACAG CGAATGTGTATCATAGAGATCTGAAGCCAAAGAATATATTAGCAAATGCCAATTGCAAGCTTAAAATTTGTGATTTTGGACTTGCAAGAGTTGCTTTCAGTGATACCCCAACGACTGTATTTTGGACA GACTATGTTGCTACTAGATGGTACAGAGCTCCGGAGTTGTGTGGATCGTTCTGTTCCAAG TATACTCCTGCGATAGATATTTGGAGTGTTGGCTGCATATTTGCTGAGGTTTTGATGGGGAAGCCGCTTTTTCCGGGTAAAAGTGTTGCACATCAGTTGGATTTGATTACTGATCTTCTTGGGACCCCCTCATTGGAAACCATTGCAGGA GTTCGGAATGAAAAGGTCAGAAAATATTTGAcagaaatgaaaaagaaatctGCAGTTCCATTTTCACAAAGATTTCCCAAGGCAGATCCTACAGCCATCCGCTTATTGGAAAGACTATTAGCATTTAATCCAAAGGATCGACCATCGGCTGTGGAG GCTCTGGCTGATCCTTACTTTAAAGGCCTTGCCAAAGTTGAAAGAGAGCCTTCTTGTCAGCCTATCTCAAGATCGGAATTTGAGTTTGAGAGACAGAAATTAACAAAGGATGATGTTAGGGAATTGTTGTACAGAGAAATATTAGAATATCATCCTCAAATTCGTGAAGATTATTTGAATGGAACTGAGACTACAAAGCTACACTATCCTAG CGTTACAGGCCATTTTAAAAGCCAATTCACCTTCCACAAGGAGAATAACGGTAAAAGCGCACCTGTTTTACCTCTAGAACGGAAACACTTCTCCCTGCCACG GTCCACCGTTTGCACAAATTTGGTTTCACCTGATCATGAATCTGTTCGGCGAAATCCCAAAGTTTGTAATAATAGTATGGGATTACCAGATAGAACATTTGGGAATCCATCGAAGGCTTATCATCCACCTAAAGTGCCTACTG GACGAGTTGCTGGACCTATTCTCCCGTATGAGCACCGAAACATAAAAGATGTTTATTCAAAGCTAACCTCACAAATTAGAAGTTTGGATTTCTGA
- the LOC103503147 gene encoding uncharacterized protein LOC103503147 isoform X2, with the protein MFQPTLQLRFHHRSADPFSKRTTEKFQCEKRASMGQWRSIVKEAIDRTVIIAKFLCLLHVTNNYICSPTLVYGPSMLPTLNLTGDVLLAEHVSHRVGRVGPGDVVLVRSPRNPRKMLTKRIVGVEGDKVNFYPDPANSNQYQSAVFFGFFFGGGCLGS; encoded by the exons ATGTTCCAGCCCACTCTTCAACTCCGTTTTCACCATAGATCGGCGGACCCTTTCTCCAAGCGAACTACAGAGAAATTTCAGTGTGAAAAGAGAGCTTCCATGGGACAGTGGAGAAGCATAGTGAAGGAGGCAATCGATCGCACAGTTATCATAGCCAAATTCCTCTGCTTGCTTCATGTTACCAATAACTATATTTGTTCTCCCACTCTC GTGTACGGACCCAGTATGCTCCCAACCTTGAATCTGACCGGCGATGTTCTTTTGGCTGAGCACGTGTCGCACCGAGTGGGCAGGGTTGGCCCCGGCGACGTTGTGCTGGTTCGCTCTCCTCGGAACCCGAGGAAGATGTTAACGAAGCGCATTGTGGGTGTCGAGGGTGATAAGGTTAATTTCTATCCGGACCCTGCCAATTCCAACCAGTATCAATCGGCTGTG TTTTTCGGTTTCTTTTTTGGGGGTGGATGCTTAGGTTCCTAA
- the LOC103503147 gene encoding uncharacterized protein LOC103503147 isoform X3 gives MLPITIFVLPLSSVYGPSMLPTLNLTGDVLLAEHVSHRVGRVGPGDVVLVRSPRNPRKMLTKRIVGVEGDKVNFYPDPANSNQYQSAVVPKGHVWIQGDNVYASRDSRHFGPVPYGLIEGKAFLRVWPPDCFGPLDQ, from the exons ATGTTACCAATAACTATATTTGTTCTCCCACTCTCGTCT GTGTACGGACCCAGTATGCTCCCAACCTTGAATCTGACCGGCGATGTTCTTTTGGCTGAGCACGTGTCGCACCGAGTGGGCAGGGTTGGCCCCGGCGACGTTGTGCTGGTTCGCTCTCCTCGGAACCCGAGGAAGATGTTAACGAAGCGCATTGTGGGTGTCGAGGGTGATAAGGTTAATTTCTATCCGGACCCTGCCAATTCCAACCAGTATCAATCGGCTGTG GTTCCTAAAGGGCATGTGTGGATTCAAGGAGATAATGTCTATGCTTCTCGTGATTCACGGCATTTCGGGCCTGTACCTTACGGTCTGATTGAAGGGAAAGCGTTTTTGAGA GTCTGGCCACCAGATTGTTTCGGACCATTGGATCAATGA
- the LOC103492962 gene encoding solanesyl diphosphate synthase 1, chloroplastic isoform X2: protein MANINGGPQSFLELRKEESRSPISSTSMFEVVADDLQKLNQNLLSMVGKENPALVSAAQRIFGAGGKRMRPALVFLVSRATAGLVGLEELTVEHRRLAEIIEMIHTASLIHDDVLDDSDMRRGKETLHQLYGTRVAVLAGDFMFAQSSWCLANLENLEVIKLISQVIKDFASGEIKQAASLFDCEVELEEYLIKSYYKTASLIAASTKGAAIFSGVDRDMTEKMYEYGKNLGLSFQIVDDILDFTQSTKQLGKPAGTDLAKGNLTAPVIFALEREPKLKEIIESEFSEPGSLEEAIRLVKSSGGIERAMELARQKADLAIQNLQCLPPSAFRFALEDMVTFNLERID from the exons ATGGCAA ATATTAATGGTGGTCCTCAATCATTCTTGGAACTGAGGAAGGAGGAGTCCAGAAGCCCAATCTCGTCGACAAGTATGTTTGAAGTTGTAGCTGATGATCTCCAGAAGCTTAACCAAAATCTTCTGTCT ATGGTTGGTAAGGAGAACCCTGCCTTGGTATCTGCTGCTCAACGGATATTTGGTGCTGGAGGGAAGAGGATGAGACCAGCTTTAGTATTCCTTGTGTCAAGAGCAACAGCCGGGTTGGTTGGGTTAGA GGAACTCACTGTGGAGCATCGGCGTTTGGCGGAGATCATTGAAATGATCCACACTGCGAGcttgatacatgatgatgtcttaGATGATAGTGATATGAGGAGAG GGAAGGAAACATTGCATCAATTATACGGTACCAGAGTGGCGGTGCTGGCTGGAGATTTCATGTTTGCACAGTCTTCATGGTGTCTTGCAAATCTCGAAAACCTCGAAGTCATTAAACTTATCAGTCAG GTTATTAAAGATTTTGCAAGTGGTGAAATAAAGCAGGCAGCAAGCCTGTTTGATTGTGAAGTTGAACTGGAAGAATATTTGATCAAAAGCTATTATAAAACAGCTTCCTTGATTGCTGCTAGTACGAAAGGTGCTGCAATCTTTAGTGGGGTTGATCGTGATATGACTGAGAAGATGTACGAGTATGGAAAGAATCTCGGTCTCTCCTTCCAAATTGTCGATGATATATTGGACTTTACACAATCAACAAAGCAGCTTGGGAAGCCGGCTGGCACTGATCTGGCAAAAGGAAATCTTACAGCCCCAGTTATATTTGCTCTGGAGAGAGAACCGAAATTGAAAGAAATTATCGAATCAGAATTCAGTGAGCCAGGGTCTCTCGAAGAAGCCATTCGCTTAGTCAAGAGCAGTGGTGGCATTGAAAGAGCAATGGAATTAGCTAGACAAAAGGCTGATCTTGCTATACAAAACCTTCAATGCCTACCACCAAGTGCCTTTCGGTTTGCGCTCGAGGATATGGTAACGTTTAATCTAGAACGGATCGATTAG
- the LOC103492960 gene encoding mitogen-activated protein kinase 19-like isoform X3 translates to MPQDHPKKEAKEVNFFTEYGDANRYKILEVVGRGSYGVVCSAIDMQTGEKVAIKRIHDIFDHASDAIRILREVKLLRLLRHPDIVDIKRIMLPPSKKEFRDIYVVFELMESDLHQVIKANDDLTREHHQFFLYQMLRALKFMHTANVYHRDLKPKNILANANCKLKICDFGLARVAFSDTPTTVFWTDYVATRWYRAPELCGSFCSKYTPAIDIWSVGCIFAEVLMGKPLFPGKSVAHQLDLITDLLGTPSLETIAGVRNEKVRKYLTEMKKKSAVPFSQRFPKADPTAIRLLERLLAFNPKDRPSAVEALADPYFKGLAKVEREPSCQPISRSEFEFERQKLTKDDVRELLYREILEYHPQIREDYLNGTETTKLHYPSVTGHFKSQFTFHKENNGKSAPVLPLERKHFSLPRVNHLINRS, encoded by the exons atgccaCAAGATCATCCAAAGAAG GAAGCCAAGGAAGTAAACTTTTTTACTGAATATGGGGATGCTAACAGATATAAGATTCTTGAAGTTGTTGGAAGGGGAAGTTATGGGGTTGTTTGTTCTGCAATTGACATGCAAACTGGGGAGAAAGTTGCAATAAAGAGAATTCATGATATTTTTGATCACGCATCTGATGCTATTCGGATCCTTCGTGAAGTTAAGTTGCTTAGATTGCTGCGGCATCCTGATATTGTTGACATCAAGCGCATTATGTTACCACCTTCTAAAAAGGAATTTAGGGACATTTATGTGGTTTTTGAGCTTATGGAATCTGATCTTCATCAAGTTATTAAAGCAAATGATGACTTGACGCGTGAACATCATCAATTCTTCCTCTATCAAATGCTACGTGCATTGAAATTCATGCATACAG CGAATGTGTATCATAGAGATCTGAAGCCAAAGAATATATTAGCAAATGCCAATTGCAAGCTTAAAATTTGTGATTTTGGACTTGCAAGAGTTGCTTTCAGTGATACCCCAACGACTGTATTTTGGACA GACTATGTTGCTACTAGATGGTACAGAGCTCCGGAGTTGTGTGGATCGTTCTGTTCCAAG TATACTCCTGCGATAGATATTTGGAGTGTTGGCTGCATATTTGCTGAGGTTTTGATGGGGAAGCCGCTTTTTCCGGGTAAAAGTGTTGCACATCAGTTGGATTTGATTACTGATCTTCTTGGGACCCCCTCATTGGAAACCATTGCAGGA GTTCGGAATGAAAAGGTCAGAAAATATTTGAcagaaatgaaaaagaaatctGCAGTTCCATTTTCACAAAGATTTCCCAAGGCAGATCCTACAGCCATCCGCTTATTGGAAAGACTATTAGCATTTAATCCAAAGGATCGACCATCGGCTGTGGAG GCTCTGGCTGATCCTTACTTTAAAGGCCTTGCCAAAGTTGAAAGAGAGCCTTCTTGTCAGCCTATCTCAAGATCGGAATTTGAGTTTGAGAGACAGAAATTAACAAAGGATGATGTTAGGGAATTGTTGTACAGAGAAATATTAGAATATCATCCTCAAATTCGTGAAGATTATTTGAATGGAACTGAGACTACAAAGCTACACTATCCTAG CGTTACAGGCCATTTTAAAAGCCAATTCACCTTCCACAAGGAGAATAACGGTAAAAGCGCACCTGTTTTACCTCTAGAACGGAAACACTTCTCCCTGCCACG TGTCAACCATCTTATTAACCGTTCTTAG
- the LOC103503147 gene encoding uncharacterized protein LOC103503147 isoform X1, whose translation MFQPTLQLRFHHRSADPFSKRTTEKFQCEKRASMGQWRSIVKEAIDRTVIIAKFLCLLHVTNNYICSPTLVYGPSMLPTLNLTGDVLLAEHVSHRVGRVGPGDVVLVRSPRNPRKMLTKRIVGVEGDKVNFYPDPANSNQYQSAVVPKGHVWIQGDNVYASRDSRHFGPVPYGLIEGKAFLRVWPPDCFGPLDQ comes from the exons ATGTTCCAGCCCACTCTTCAACTCCGTTTTCACCATAGATCGGCGGACCCTTTCTCCAAGCGAACTACAGAGAAATTTCAGTGTGAAAAGAGAGCTTCCATGGGACAGTGGAGAAGCATAGTGAAGGAGGCAATCGATCGCACAGTTATCATAGCCAAATTCCTCTGCTTGCTTCATGTTACCAATAACTATATTTGTTCTCCCACTCTC GTGTACGGACCCAGTATGCTCCCAACCTTGAATCTGACCGGCGATGTTCTTTTGGCTGAGCACGTGTCGCACCGAGTGGGCAGGGTTGGCCCCGGCGACGTTGTGCTGGTTCGCTCTCCTCGGAACCCGAGGAAGATGTTAACGAAGCGCATTGTGGGTGTCGAGGGTGATAAGGTTAATTTCTATCCGGACCCTGCCAATTCCAACCAGTATCAATCGGCTGTG GTTCCTAAAGGGCATGTGTGGATTCAAGGAGATAATGTCTATGCTTCTCGTGATTCACGGCATTTCGGGCCTGTACCTTACGGTCTGATTGAAGGGAAAGCGTTTTTGAGA GTCTGGCCACCAGATTGTTTCGGACCATTGGATCAATGA
- the LOC103492960 gene encoding mitogen-activated protein kinase 19-like isoform X2: MPQDHPKKEAKEVNFFTEYGDANRYKILEVVGRGSYGVVCSAIDMQTGEKVAIKRIHDIFDHASDAIRILREVKLLRLLRHPDIVDIKRIMLPPSKKEFRDIYVVFELMESDLHQVIKANDDLTREHHQFFLYQMLRALKFMHTANVYHRDLKPKNILANANCKLKICDFGLARVAFSDTPTTVFWTDYVATRWYRAPELCGSFCSKYTPAIDIWSVGCIFAEVLMGKPLFPGKSVAHQLDLITDLLGTPSLETIAGVRNEKVRKYLTEMKKKSAVPFSQRFPKADPTAIRLLERLLAFNPKDRPSAVEALADPYFKGLAKVEREPSCQPISRSEFEFERQKLTKDDVRELLYREILEYHPQIREDYLNGTETTKLHYPSVTGHFKSQFTFHKENNGKSAPVLPLERKHFSLPRTSCWTYSPV, translated from the exons atgccaCAAGATCATCCAAAGAAG GAAGCCAAGGAAGTAAACTTTTTTACTGAATATGGGGATGCTAACAGATATAAGATTCTTGAAGTTGTTGGAAGGGGAAGTTATGGGGTTGTTTGTTCTGCAATTGACATGCAAACTGGGGAGAAAGTTGCAATAAAGAGAATTCATGATATTTTTGATCACGCATCTGATGCTATTCGGATCCTTCGTGAAGTTAAGTTGCTTAGATTGCTGCGGCATCCTGATATTGTTGACATCAAGCGCATTATGTTACCACCTTCTAAAAAGGAATTTAGGGACATTTATGTGGTTTTTGAGCTTATGGAATCTGATCTTCATCAAGTTATTAAAGCAAATGATGACTTGACGCGTGAACATCATCAATTCTTCCTCTATCAAATGCTACGTGCATTGAAATTCATGCATACAG CGAATGTGTATCATAGAGATCTGAAGCCAAAGAATATATTAGCAAATGCCAATTGCAAGCTTAAAATTTGTGATTTTGGACTTGCAAGAGTTGCTTTCAGTGATACCCCAACGACTGTATTTTGGACA GACTATGTTGCTACTAGATGGTACAGAGCTCCGGAGTTGTGTGGATCGTTCTGTTCCAAG TATACTCCTGCGATAGATATTTGGAGTGTTGGCTGCATATTTGCTGAGGTTTTGATGGGGAAGCCGCTTTTTCCGGGTAAAAGTGTTGCACATCAGTTGGATTTGATTACTGATCTTCTTGGGACCCCCTCATTGGAAACCATTGCAGGA GTTCGGAATGAAAAGGTCAGAAAATATTTGAcagaaatgaaaaagaaatctGCAGTTCCATTTTCACAAAGATTTCCCAAGGCAGATCCTACAGCCATCCGCTTATTGGAAAGACTATTAGCATTTAATCCAAAGGATCGACCATCGGCTGTGGAG GCTCTGGCTGATCCTTACTTTAAAGGCCTTGCCAAAGTTGAAAGAGAGCCTTCTTGTCAGCCTATCTCAAGATCGGAATTTGAGTTTGAGAGACAGAAATTAACAAAGGATGATGTTAGGGAATTGTTGTACAGAGAAATATTAGAATATCATCCTCAAATTCGTGAAGATTATTTGAATGGAACTGAGACTACAAAGCTACACTATCCTAG CGTTACAGGCCATTTTAAAAGCCAATTCACCTTCCACAAGGAGAATAACGGTAAAAGCGCACCTGTTTTACCTCTAGAACGGAAACACTTCTCCCTGCCACG GACGAGTTGCTGGACCTATTCTCCCGTATGA
- the LOC103492960 gene encoding mitogen-activated protein kinase 19-like isoform X4 codes for MPQDHPKKEAKEVNFFTEYGDANRYKILEVVGRGSYGVVCSAIDMQTGEKVAIKRIHDIFDHASDAIRILREVKLLRLLRHPDIVDIKRIMLPPSKKEFRDIYVVFELMESDLHQVIKANDDLTREHHQFFLYQMLRALKFMHTANVYHRDLKPKNILANANCKLKICDFGLARVAFSDTPTTVFWTDYVATRWYRAPELCGSFCSKYTPAIDIWSVGCIFAEVLMGKPLFPGKSVAHQLDLITDLLGTPSLETIAGVRNEKVRKYLTEMKKKSAVPFSQRFPKADPTAIRLLERLLAFNPKDRPSAVEALADPYFKGLAKVEREPSCQPISRSEFEFERQKLTKDDVRELLYREILEYHPQIREDYLNGTETTKLHYPSLLSLSALQAILKANSPSTRRITVKAHLFYL; via the exons atgccaCAAGATCATCCAAAGAAG GAAGCCAAGGAAGTAAACTTTTTTACTGAATATGGGGATGCTAACAGATATAAGATTCTTGAAGTTGTTGGAAGGGGAAGTTATGGGGTTGTTTGTTCTGCAATTGACATGCAAACTGGGGAGAAAGTTGCAATAAAGAGAATTCATGATATTTTTGATCACGCATCTGATGCTATTCGGATCCTTCGTGAAGTTAAGTTGCTTAGATTGCTGCGGCATCCTGATATTGTTGACATCAAGCGCATTATGTTACCACCTTCTAAAAAGGAATTTAGGGACATTTATGTGGTTTTTGAGCTTATGGAATCTGATCTTCATCAAGTTATTAAAGCAAATGATGACTTGACGCGTGAACATCATCAATTCTTCCTCTATCAAATGCTACGTGCATTGAAATTCATGCATACAG CGAATGTGTATCATAGAGATCTGAAGCCAAAGAATATATTAGCAAATGCCAATTGCAAGCTTAAAATTTGTGATTTTGGACTTGCAAGAGTTGCTTTCAGTGATACCCCAACGACTGTATTTTGGACA GACTATGTTGCTACTAGATGGTACAGAGCTCCGGAGTTGTGTGGATCGTTCTGTTCCAAG TATACTCCTGCGATAGATATTTGGAGTGTTGGCTGCATATTTGCTGAGGTTTTGATGGGGAAGCCGCTTTTTCCGGGTAAAAGTGTTGCACATCAGTTGGATTTGATTACTGATCTTCTTGGGACCCCCTCATTGGAAACCATTGCAGGA GTTCGGAATGAAAAGGTCAGAAAATATTTGAcagaaatgaaaaagaaatctGCAGTTCCATTTTCACAAAGATTTCCCAAGGCAGATCCTACAGCCATCCGCTTATTGGAAAGACTATTAGCATTTAATCCAAAGGATCGACCATCGGCTGTGGAG GCTCTGGCTGATCCTTACTTTAAAGGCCTTGCCAAAGTTGAAAGAGAGCCTTCTTGTCAGCCTATCTCAAGATCGGAATTTGAGTTTGAGAGACAGAAATTAACAAAGGATGATGTTAGGGAATTGTTGTACAGAGAAATATTAGAATATCATCCTCAAATTCGTGAAGATTATTTGAATGGAACTGAGACTACAAAGCTACACTATCCTAG TCTCCTATCGTTGTCAGCGTTACAGGCCATTTTAAAAGCCAATTCACCTTCCACAAGGAGAATAACGGTAAAAGCGCACCTGTTTTACCTCTAG
- the LOC103492962 gene encoding solanesyl diphosphate synthase 1, chloroplastic isoform X1 — MSVICQSLDFGRHVLDYVACGCSSNTPLDPHTVRSHVKLSTKGRKRRHQARTLICSRRKVGQCRVFSTTKPETVLNDINGGPQSFLELRKEESRSPISSTSMFEVVADDLQKLNQNLLSMVGKENPALVSAAQRIFGAGGKRMRPALVFLVSRATAGLVGLEELTVEHRRLAEIIEMIHTASLIHDDVLDDSDMRRGKETLHQLYGTRVAVLAGDFMFAQSSWCLANLENLEVIKLISQVIKDFASGEIKQAASLFDCEVELEEYLIKSYYKTASLIAASTKGAAIFSGVDRDMTEKMYEYGKNLGLSFQIVDDILDFTQSTKQLGKPAGTDLAKGNLTAPVIFALEREPKLKEIIESEFSEPGSLEEAIRLVKSSGGIERAMELARQKADLAIQNLQCLPPSAFRFALEDMVTFNLERID, encoded by the exons ATGTCTGTCATATGCCAGAGTCTTGACTTTGGAAGGCATGTTTTGGATTATGTTGCTTGTGGTTGTTCTTCCAACACTCCATTGGATCCACATACGGTTAGGAGTCATGTCAAACTGTCCACTAAGGGTAGAAAGAGGAGACACCAAGCTCGAACTTTGATTTGTTCCCGACGTAAGGTTGGGCAGTGCAGAGTGTTCTCAACTACGAAACCAGAAACTGTTTTAAATG ATATTAATGGTGGTCCTCAATCATTCTTGGAACTGAGGAAGGAGGAGTCCAGAAGCCCAATCTCGTCGACAAGTATGTTTGAAGTTGTAGCTGATGATCTCCAGAAGCTTAACCAAAATCTTCTGTCT ATGGTTGGTAAGGAGAACCCTGCCTTGGTATCTGCTGCTCAACGGATATTTGGTGCTGGAGGGAAGAGGATGAGACCAGCTTTAGTATTCCTTGTGTCAAGAGCAACAGCCGGGTTGGTTGGGTTAGA GGAACTCACTGTGGAGCATCGGCGTTTGGCGGAGATCATTGAAATGATCCACACTGCGAGcttgatacatgatgatgtcttaGATGATAGTGATATGAGGAGAG GGAAGGAAACATTGCATCAATTATACGGTACCAGAGTGGCGGTGCTGGCTGGAGATTTCATGTTTGCACAGTCTTCATGGTGTCTTGCAAATCTCGAAAACCTCGAAGTCATTAAACTTATCAGTCAG GTTATTAAAGATTTTGCAAGTGGTGAAATAAAGCAGGCAGCAAGCCTGTTTGATTGTGAAGTTGAACTGGAAGAATATTTGATCAAAAGCTATTATAAAACAGCTTCCTTGATTGCTGCTAGTACGAAAGGTGCTGCAATCTTTAGTGGGGTTGATCGTGATATGACTGAGAAGATGTACGAGTATGGAAAGAATCTCGGTCTCTCCTTCCAAATTGTCGATGATATATTGGACTTTACACAATCAACAAAGCAGCTTGGGAAGCCGGCTGGCACTGATCTGGCAAAAGGAAATCTTACAGCCCCAGTTATATTTGCTCTGGAGAGAGAACCGAAATTGAAAGAAATTATCGAATCAGAATTCAGTGAGCCAGGGTCTCTCGAAGAAGCCATTCGCTTAGTCAAGAGCAGTGGTGGCATTGAAAGAGCAATGGAATTAGCTAGACAAAAGGCTGATCTTGCTATACAAAACCTTCAATGCCTACCACCAAGTGCCTTTCGGTTTGCGCTCGAGGATATGGTAACGTTTAATCTAGAACGGATCGATTAG